The following coding sequences lie in one Gammaproteobacteria bacterium genomic window:
- a CDS encoding alpha/beta hydrolase fold domain-containing protein translates to MKHISSIIRLLLAVFRAVLVRVVHRLLCGPAVASWSWGVELRVVALRAFMAACDERGNREGRRWIEEQLDPPLPRELHGLVEAEPGVLGGVPGEWLRRTGFDDTTTLLYLHGGGYISGNPATHRHFAGRLTWAAATKTFVLDYRLAPKHRFPAALDDAIAAYEDLISSGVDPESLFVAGDSAGGGLACALLLWLRDVGHSLPAGTILFSPYTDLEHTGASISANAVTDYLPLTMGNAQPNTIYLGDHDPRDPLASPMHGDFTGLPPLLIFAGSREMILDDSIRLAEKARRDGAEVTLHIEPDMMHVWPAIIPRHPASLKAFAITAEFVRCALRPSTGDRRHPDATGDDS, encoded by the coding sequence ATGAAGCATATCTCGAGCATCATCCGGCTCTTGCTGGCCGTTTTCAGAGCGGTGCTGGTGCGTGTCGTCCATCGGTTGCTGTGCGGCCCGGCGGTTGCATCGTGGAGCTGGGGGGTGGAGCTGCGGGTCGTTGCCTTGCGGGCCTTCATGGCCGCCTGTGATGAACGCGGCAACAGGGAAGGTCGCAGATGGATCGAAGAGCAGCTCGATCCTCCGTTACCGCGTGAGCTACACGGACTCGTCGAAGCAGAGCCGGGTGTGCTCGGCGGAGTCCCCGGGGAGTGGCTGCGAAGGACCGGATTCGACGATACGACCACGTTGCTGTATCTCCACGGTGGCGGCTACATCAGCGGAAACCCGGCAACTCATCGGCACTTTGCCGGCCGTCTCACGTGGGCGGCGGCGACCAAGACGTTCGTGCTCGACTATCGGCTCGCTCCCAAGCACCGCTTTCCCGCCGCGCTCGACGACGCTATCGCAGCCTATGAAGATCTCATCTCCTCGGGGGTCGACCCGGAGTCGCTGTTCGTGGCAGGCGACTCGGCCGGCGGGGGGCTCGCTTGTGCGCTGTTGTTGTGGCTGAGGGATGTGGGACATTCACTTCCGGCAGGGACAATTCTGTTCTCGCCCTACACGGACCTGGAGCACACGGGAGCTTCGATCTCCGCCAATGCCGTCACCGACTACCTCCCCCTTACCATGGGAAACGCTCAGCCCAACACCATCTACCTTGGTGACCATGATCCCCGGGATCCGCTGGCGTCACCGATGCACGGTGATTTCACGGGGCTACCACCGCTGCTGATCTTCGCCGGGAGTCGGGAGATGATCCTCGACGACTCGATTCGTCTTGCCGAGAAGGCGAGACGAGATGGTGCCGAAGTCACCTTGCACATCGAGCCGGACATGATGCACGTCTGGCCGGCAATCATCCCGAGGCATCCCGCGAGCCTGAAGGCGTTCGCCATCACTGCCGAGTTCGTGAGGTGTGCCCTTCGTCCGTCGACTGGCGACCGGCGTCATCCCGATGCCACGGGAGATGATTCGTAG